One genomic window of Trueperaceae bacterium includes the following:
- a CDS encoding N-acetyl-gamma-glutamyl-phosphate reductase, producing MTRASVAILGASGYAGGEFLRLALGHPGLEVTQVTSREHAGHPVHLVHPNLRGVTALRFTRPDDLGPTDVLVAALPHGALARRIDEVAPLAPVLVDLSEDFRLSSAAAYAAHHAEPHPRPDLLGTFVYANPELNRERLRGATRIAGAGCIATATLLALLPVRQLLAPGRDVVVDAKIGSSAGGSAASAASHHPERSGALRTYAPTGHRHQAEVDDQLPGLPPLHMTATAVERVRGVLATVHAFVRPGAAEADVLAAFRGAYDAEPFVRLVRARRGVHRVPDPKILDGSNYCDVGFALDDGTGRLVVMAALDNLVKGTAGHAMQALNLALGLPEATGLGFAGLHP from the coding sequence GTGACGCGGGCGAGCGTCGCCATCCTCGGCGCCAGCGGCTACGCGGGCGGCGAGTTCCTGCGCCTGGCGCTCGGGCATCCCGGCCTGGAGGTCACGCAGGTCACCAGCCGCGAGCACGCCGGGCACCCCGTGCACCTCGTGCACCCCAACCTGCGCGGCGTAACGGCCCTACGCTTCACCAGGCCCGACGACCTGGGCCCGACCGACGTGCTGGTGGCCGCCCTGCCGCACGGCGCGCTCGCGCGGCGCATCGACGAGGTGGCGCCGTTGGCGCCGGTGCTGGTCGACCTGTCGGAGGACTTCCGGTTGAGCAGCGCCGCGGCGTACGCCGCGCACCACGCCGAGCCACACCCGCGACCCGACCTGCTCGGCACCTTCGTGTACGCCAACCCGGAGCTGAACCGCGAGCGCCTGAGGGGCGCCACGCGCATCGCGGGGGCCGGCTGCATCGCCACCGCCACGCTGCTGGCGCTGCTGCCCGTGAGGCAGCTGCTCGCGCCAGGTCGCGACGTCGTCGTGGACGCCAAGATCGGCAGCAGCGCCGGCGGCAGCGCCGCCTCGGCCGCCTCCCACCACCCGGAGCGGTCGGGAGCGCTTCGCACCTACGCCCCCACCGGGCACAGGCACCAGGCCGAGGTCGACGACCAGCTGCCCGGGCTGCCGCCCTTACACATGACGGCGACCGCCGTGGAGCGGGTGCGGGGCGTGTTGGCCACCGTCCACGCCTTCGTGCGGCCGGGCGCCGCCGAGGCCGACGTCCTGGCCGCCTTCCGAGGTGCCTACGACGCGGAACCGTTCGTGCGGCTCGTGCGGGCGCGCCGAGGGGTGCACCGCGTTCCGGACCCCAAGATCCTCGACGGGAGCAACTACTGCGACGTCGGTTTCGCGCTCGACGATGGCACGGGGCGCCTGGTCGTCATGGCGGCGCTCGACAACCTCGTCAAGGGCACGGCGGGCCACGCCATGCAGGCGCTGAACCTGGCGCTCGGGTTGCCGGAGGCCACCGGTCTCGGCTTCGCGGGGCTCCACCCGTGA